The following nucleotide sequence is from Deltaproteobacteria bacterium.
GAAAAAAAGATTGACAATTCATGAAAAACAGTTTATATATTTTGATTTTTAGATTTCAGGTGTTTAGACCCTATATAAAAAACGAGCAGGAGTTTTATGGCCACCATTAATCAGTTGATTCGCCAGGGCAGGGAAAAAGTCAAGAAGAAGAATACGGCACCGGCTTTAAAAGGATGTCCCCAAAAGCGGGGGGTGTGCATTCGTGTTTATACCTCGACCCCTAAAAAGCCCAATTCGGCCCTTCGGAAAGTGGCCCGGGTACGTCTCACCAATGGTATGGAGGTGACGACCTATATCCCGGGGATCGGACATAATCTGCAGGAACACTCCGTGGTTTTAATTCGAGGGGGGCGGGTTAAGGACCTGCCGGGCGTTCGGTATCATATTATTCGAGGCACCCTGGACTCCATCGGAGTGGCGGATCGGAAAAACAGCCGATCCAAATACGGGGCCAAGCGACCCAAATAATAATATTCGATTCCGTATTTCGGTTTGCGGAATGCGGAATGGTTGAAGAAAAAAGCATCAGA
It contains:
- a CDS encoding 30S ribosomal protein S12, with amino-acid sequence MATINQLIRQGREKVKKKNTAPALKGCPQKRGVCIRVYTSTPKKPNSALRKVARVRLTNGMEVTTYIPGIGHNLQEHSVVLIRGGRVKDLPGVRYHIIRGTLDSIGVADRKNSRSKYGAKRPK